AACGGagaggcccccaccccacctctgcaGTCATTCAGGACATTCCAGGGGGGCCAGCCCTCCCGGGTGATGGGGCCGTCGGTGTCACCTCCTCCTCCCCTAGGAGTGAGACAGCATGAGCTCACTTTGCAGTGGGCATCAAGCGAAGACAGGGGAGTTGTGCCAGTCAGAATACACTAGAAATCCAGAGAAGGTGCTGTCTGTCTTGATGCTGGCGTAGATGCCAATATAATCCCCCACGCCCACCTGTACCCACACCTGGTCTTCAGGCTCCAGCCTCACCATGGCGCCCCCGGAGAGCGAGGCTGGCTTGGGCCACCCCCCGAAGAACTGAAAGAAAGAGGCGATAGACTCGCCATTCTTGACCAGATCAAACTGCAGGCTAGCCCGGTAGACGGTGGCGTGGACGGCGAAGTAGTAGACCCCGGGCACCTGGCAGGTGAACTTGCCGGTGACGGCGTCGTAATGTCCCTGCTCGTTCACCAGCACGCGGTCGAAGGGTAGGGGCGCGTCCGACGGCGGGGGCACCCGGCTCTCAGAGCGCTTAGCGCTGAAGGCGGAGCGCGGAGGCACCGAGCACTCGCCCGCCGGCCCGGTTGCCCCCATGGGTCCCGCCTCTCCTCGCGGCCCGGGCTCCCCACGCGGCCCCGGGAGGCCtgagggtgggaaggggagggaagcagAGCGGTTAGGGTGAGCCCGCCGGGGTCCTCCCGCACCCTCCCTCAGCCTCCCAGCCGCCCCTTCCCGGCTGCGGCCGCCCTGCGCCCCAGGACCCCCATCCCCGCTTCCTGCAGGGCTCGGGGCGGATCTGAGGGTCCCAGGGGTTCCGGCTCCCGCCGCTGAGTCACTCCTCTGCGGGCTCCCCGATCTGACGGGGTCGGGCGGGGACGGGAGCGGCGCCCCCTGGCGTGAACCCCTAGCTCGGGACCCCGCGGGCAAGAGCCGGGCCGCGCTCACTGGGACGTCCCCACCGATTGCCGCCGAGGCGCCGCTTACCCGGCCTCCCGCCCTCGCCTTTCTCTCCCGGAGCCCCGGGCGCGCCATCGCGGCCGTCGCGGCCGTCGCGGCCCGGCAGGCCCTGGCTGCCGTGGTGGCCCGGCGTGCCGGGAAGGCCCGGGTGCCCCGGGCACAGGCTGGGGATCTTGTTGTCGTCCAGAGGGGCCGAGCCGGTCGCCAGGCCCAGGAGCAGCAGGGCGAGGAGCGGCCTCATGGCGCTGGCACGCGGGGCCCGGACGCCGCGGGCCTCTGGTCGTCTGTGGGCCGGGCAGGACAGGAGTCGGGACCAAGAATCCTGGGACCTGTCTCGGTCCCCACTCCCGGCGCGGCCGGCTCGGTCCCCACCCCACTGCCGTGTCCCTGAGCGAGGCTGAGTGGCCGCGTGGGGAAGAAGAAGAGGGGTCCCTAGACCTGGGAACCTCTAAAGCCCCGCGCCGAGGGAAGGACAGACCGGACCTCCCTCCTCCTCCGGCCCCGGCCGGCGCCCAGTCTTTCCCacagtcccctcccccagccccatctcCCCGCCCCACTCACGCCCCTCCCGGCGCCCGGGGCTGCTCGCTCTTCGGGGCTCTGGCTAATTCAGACCCTCCAGGTGACCCCAGCGCTGTCTTCCCTGCGCTTCTCTCCAGCcaggctccccccgcccccggtgTCTCCCTGGTCCTGGTTCGTTCCTTGCCGGCTCTGCTGTGCTCCTCCCAGACTCCAAGAGGAAACCAGTTGCTCGGGGGCCAAGAGCCCGGGCCGGGAAGTAGCAGGGAAATAACTCGTGGTGTCGCGCGGCGGCCGGCCAAAGTTTCggggagaaaggagggagaggtTTGAGGCGGGCACAGAGAGGCAGACCTGTGAGAGACAGACGCTCAGGGCATCCATAGCTCCAAGGAGCTGGAAGCAGAGATGATGCCGCGACAGAATCCAAGGATAAATCCAGAAGAAATAGAAGCTGAGAACTGAGGGTGGAGGGTTCTAGAGCAGTAGACAACTGGATGACCAGGGCTCAGAACAGACCCTGCCACATGACTAGACTCTAGATGACATtttctgttgaataaatgaaaatgtcaGAAGGCGGGGTGATAGCCTGAAAAACCAgatgggagatggggaaggcagAAGACAGGAAGTCAAGGTCAGAGACTTGGGTGGGAAGGGGTCCAGATTGTCAGTGGTACAGCATGAAGTCAGGCCAGCTGTTTGAAGCAGCTGGGGAAAGTAAAGGGATGGGGGAGGatctgggagggtgggaggaaccCACTAGTCCCACTGAGgactcctcttcccctccctgggagGACCCCGAAGTGAGGGGGATGGGCAAAGTTCCATGTTGGGCCCCTTGCCTTGCTTCCCTGCCTGCCTACCCTGATGGGCAAAGGAGGGTGTGTAGCAGAGAGCAAGGGCCCCGCCTCAGGGTCAGGGCTGGGCACAAGCCTCCAGGCCAGCTGCCTCAGGCAGCCTGTTGCAGTTGAAGGGCCAGGGGGTGCCCAGTAGCGCCAGGCCAGACTGGCACTGGCGCTCTGCCTCCTGGCAGACAGAGCGGCAAGGGGGAAGGACACTGCCTAGTGGGGTGCAGTGGGGCACCAGCAGCCCGCAAAGGAGCCTCCGGAAATTCTGGTAGCAGGGCAGGCTTGTCAGGCTctgtggaaggaagagaggatCCCTCAGGCACCTGGCTCCCCAGGTTCCCTCCCTTCCTGGGGGCTCCTCCTTATCTCTGCTTGGAGCACCTTGTAACCTCTGAGGACCTCCACCACCTCTTCCTGGGTGGTCATGCCCACCCAGATGTTAGGGAAGGCCGTGGTGTTGTAGCTCAGACCGATGCACATCTCCACCTGGACAGGCTCACAGGCCAGCtctgcggggaggggaggggagggtcacCCTGGGGagcactcactagctgtgtgactgggGACAAGTCACCTAATCACCCTTTATGGGTCAGATGGGGCTTGTTGTGAGAACCAAAGGAGATaatacagaaagaaagtgaaagtgtcagttactcagtcatgtccgactctgcgaccccatggactgtagcccaccagcctcctatgtccatggaattctccaggcaagatcctggagtgggttgccattgttgtGAGAATCAAAGGAGTTAACATAAGATGTTAACATAATATAAGATGCCTTATATACATGTCGAGGGGTCCTGTTCTCGGGAGCCTACTCCAAGCATCTTTCGCCAGCCCTGGGCATCATGAAGGCACTTCAGTGATCTCAGGGAGCAAGGGTCACCAACATTGGCAGAACCACTAGCCATCTGGAAGGAATTCCCCTGGGCTCACCCACATTTGTGAGGTGGGCCCTGGAGAGAGCCTGTCTCTGTGTGGCAAAGGCCAGACTGGTTCTTGAAGCCTGAACCATCGGCTCCCAGATTCCCATTTGCCTTGGGGGTAACTCTAAATGCTGTTGCCATGGCTAGGGGAGAATCCCTTCAGGATTTGGTAAAGTGGTCCAGAGTCTGAACAGGGGGCCCCCAGCCCCCATCAGGAAGGATAGGGGTAACTGTTAAGAGGTGTGCCCGTGGGTTTCTCTGGACGGGCACCCAGCCTTCCCATGCCTGCCAGCCCTGCCCGCAGTGCAGGGCAGGCTCCTCACCTGGGGGTGGGAACAAGGGGCTGCTGCAGTTGTCATCGGCGCAGTCTCGCCATGTGCTGCACATCCATTGTGGACTCTTACACCCTCCATCCTGGCAGGACAACTCTCCGGGCCTACAGGGGCCTGCAGGCACGGGGGGACATGTCTGAATCCCCATGACCTTCACTGTGCCCGAACCAGCGTCTAGAACCCTTCCCCATTCTTCTGGAGGCGCCCCTACTGCCCACACCCAAGCGCCCAGGGCCACCTACTCTCTGTGGCGTTGAGGGCCCGGTAGGTGGCTGAGAAGCCCCCAGCGCTGAAGCCATGGTCTGTCCTAAAGAGCACTGCCAGCTGGTGGCGCGAGGAGATGAGACGTGGGGGTGGCTCTGCTCCACAGAACCTGTCCACAGCAGGCAGCAATCCTGGCA
Above is a genomic segment from Bos javanicus breed banteng chromosome 15, ARS-OSU_banteng_1.0, whole genome shotgun sequence containing:
- the C1QTNF5 gene encoding complement C1q tumor necrosis factor-related protein 5, yielding MRPLLALLLLGLATGSAPLDDNKIPSLCPGHPGLPGTPGHHGSQGLPGRDGRDGRDGAPGAPGEKGEGGRPGLPGPRGEPGPRGEAGPMGATGPAGECSVPPRSAFSAKRSESRVPPPSDAPLPFDRVLVNEQGHYDAVTGKFTCQVPGVYYFAVHATVYRASLQFDLVKNGESIASFFQFFGGWPKPASLSGGAMVRLEPEDQVWVQVGVGDYIGIYASIKTDSTFSGFLVYSDWHNSPVFA